In Fusobacterium perfoetens, a single genomic region encodes these proteins:
- the tsf gene encoding translation elongation factor Ts, with the protein MMEITAKAVKELREMTGAGMMDCKKALKETDGDMDKAIDYLREKGMAKAVKKAGRIAAEGLIFDGVSADHKKAVVIEFNAETDFVAKNDEFKNFGKTLVEIALNTDAKTVEELKAQKLEDGRTVEEALVALIAKIGENMNIRRMEKVVAEGFATTYNHLGGKLGVIVELDAEMTPERLERAKGIAMHVAAMNPGFLNSTQVTTETLEHEKEIARKQLEAEGKPAKIIENILVGKMKKFYEENCLVNQVYVRAENKETVEQFAGDMKVVSFTRYKVGEGIEKKVEDFAAEVAAQIKG; encoded by the coding sequence ATAATGGAAATTACAGCTAAAGCAGTAAAAGAGTTAAGAGAAATGACTGGTGCTGGAATGATGGATTGTAAAAAAGCACTTAAAGAAACAGATGGAGATATGGATAAAGCAATAGACTACCTAAGAGAAAAAGGTATGGCTAAAGCAGTTAAAAAAGCAGGAAGAATCGCAGCGGAAGGATTAATCTTCGACGGTGTTTCTGCAGACCATAAAAAAGCTGTTGTTATAGAATTCAACGCTGAAACAGACTTCGTTGCTAAAAATGACGAATTCAAAAACTTCGGAAAAACTTTAGTAGAAATCGCATTAAATACAGATGCTAAAACAGTTGAAGAATTAAAAGCTCAAAAATTAGAAGATGGAAGAACAGTAGAGGAAGCTCTAGTTGCTTTAATCGCTAAAATCGGAGAAAATATGAACATCAGAAGAATGGAAAAAGTTGTTGCAGAAGGATTTGCTACTACTTACAACCATCTTGGTGGAAAACTTGGAGTAATCGTTGAATTAGACGCTGAAATGACTCCAGAAAGATTAGAAAGAGCAAAAGGAATAGCTATGCACGTTGCAGCTATGAACCCTGGATTCTTAAACTCTACTCAAGTTACAACAGAAACTTTAGAACATGAAAAAGAAATTGCTAGAAAACAATTAGAAGCAGAAGGAAAACCAGCTAAAATAATCGAAAACATCTTAGTTGGAAAAATGAAAAAATTCTATGAAGAAAACTGTCTAGTAAACCAAGTTTATGTAAGAGCAGAAAATAAAGAAACTGTAGAACAATTTGCAGGAGATATGAAAGTTGTTTCTTTCACTAGATACAAAGTTGGAGAAGGAATCGAGAAAAAAGTAGAAGATTTCGCAGCAGAAGTTGCAGCTCAAATTAAAGGATAG
- the pyrH gene encoding UMP kinase, giving the protein MMKPVYKRILLKLSGEALMGDQEFGIDPNVITSYARQIRDVVNLGVEVAVVIGGGNIFRGLSGEEIGIDRVTGDHMGMLATMINSLALQNAIEKLGIPTRVQSGIEMPKVAEPFIKRRAQRHLEKGRVVIFGAGTGNPYFTTDTAAVLRAVEINADVVIKATKVDGIYDKDPVKYSDAVKYETVTYTEVLNKNLKVMDAAAISLCRDNKLPLIVFNSLVEGNIEKVVMGEKIGTVVV; this is encoded by the coding sequence ATAATGAAACCTGTATATAAGAGAATATTATTAAAACTAAGTGGAGAAGCATTAATGGGAGATCAAGAATTTGGAATTGATCCAAATGTAATAACTTCTTATGCAAGACAAATCAGAGATGTTGTTAATCTAGGAGTAGAAGTTGCAGTAGTTATCGGTGGAGGAAATATCTTCAGAGGTCTTTCAGGAGAAGAAATAGGAATAGATAGAGTAACAGGAGACCATATGGGTATGCTTGCTACAATGATAAATTCACTAGCTCTTCAAAATGCTATCGAAAAATTAGGAATACCAACTAGAGTTCAAAGTGGAATAGAGATGCCAAAAGTTGCAGAACCTTTTATTAAAAGAAGAGCACAAAGACATTTAGAAAAAGGAAGAGTTGTAATATTTGGGGCTGGAACAGGAAATCCATATTTTACAACAGATACAGCAGCTGTATTAAGAGCTGTTGAGATCAATGCAGACGTAGTAATCAAAGCTACAAAAGTAGATGGAATTTATGATAAAGACCCTGTAAAATACAGTGACGCAGTAAAATATGAAACAGTAACATATACAGAAGTTTTAAATAAAAACTTAAAAGTTATGGATGCTGCAGCAATATCTCTTTGTAGAGATAACAAACTTCCATTAATCGTATTTAATTCTTTAGTAGAAGGAAATATTGAAAAAGTAGTAATGGGAGAAAAAATAGGTACAGTAGTAGTATAA
- a CDS encoding flavodoxin family protein: MEIKKVFGFYFSPTHSTKKITEKVVEGTGKEFENIDMTFSWKELKEYSFDKNDLVIFGSPVYSGKTPKFLRESMKKFRGNETPMIIIGVYGNRAYEDYFVEAQDIFEENGFKVIGAGAFLGAHSYTTKVAEGRPTVEDLEKAFSFGKDIISKLEKIDALESIVLPGNRPYKDDGVSRNVAPEPTEDCKNCGACVNVCPTGAIKTPNEVDPTKCILCHACVRFCKFGARKVKGDAIKPFIDFLEGKCMDRKEIEVFL; encoded by the coding sequence ATGGAAATTAAAAAAGTTTTTGGATTTTATTTTAGTCCAACACATTCGACTAAAAAAATAACAGAAAAAGTAGTAGAGGGAACAGGAAAAGAATTTGAAAATATTGATATGACTTTTTCTTGGAAAGAATTAAAAGAATATTCTTTTGATAAAAACGATTTGGTAATTTTTGGTTCTCCGGTTTACTCTGGAAAAACACCAAAATTTTTAAGAGAAAGTATGAAAAAATTCAGAGGAAATGAAACTCCAATGATTATAATAGGAGTTTATGGAAATAGAGCCTATGAAGATTATTTTGTAGAGGCGCAAGATATATTTGAAGAAAATGGATTTAAAGTTATAGGAGCAGGGGCATTTTTAGGAGCACACTCTTATACTACAAAGGTAGCAGAGGGACGTCCAACAGTTGAAGATTTAGAGAAAGCGTTTTCTTTTGGAAAAGATATTATTTCAAAATTAGAAAAAATAGATGCGTTAGAAAGTATAGTTTTACCTGGAAATAGACCTTACAAAGATGATGGAGTTTCAAGAAATGTAGCACCAGAGCCAACAGAAGATTGTAAAAATTGTGGAGCCTGCGTAAATGTTTGTCCAACAGGAGCAATAAAAACTCCAAATGAAGTTGATCCTACAAAATGTATTTTATGTCACGCTTGTGTAAGATTCTGTAAATTTGGAGCAAGAAAAGTTAAAGGAGATGCAATAAAACCATTTATAGATTTTCTTGAGGGAAAATGTATGGATAGAAAAGAGATAGAAGTATTTTTATAA
- the hydF gene encoding [FeFe] hydrogenase H-cluster maturation GTPase HydF: MQNTPNSNRINIAIIGSTNAGKSSLLNSITDQEISIVSDVKGTTTDSVKKAMELIPFGPVLFIDTAGLDDETELGKLRIEKAIKEIKKSDFAIYVIDGNNFSERDYKENISFLKKNNIPYIVTINKEDLLSEEKKNEIKKTIKDCIFISTKNRESVLKFKDELIKKLNILEEEPSLLKGIVSYGGKIVLVVPIDSEAPKGRLILPQVQVIRDALDNGLQVIVCRDTELEKILEENKNIDLVITDSQAFRIVDEIVKDRFPLTSFSILFARQKGDLDKLLDGISQIKNLKENSKILITETCTHNTSHEDIGRVKIPKLLEKKLGKKFDFTFSAGKDFPEDLEKFDLVIHCGGCMITRKNMENRINYCNNSGVKITNYGLVLAYLTGILEKAIKSIV; this comes from the coding sequence ATGCAAAATACACCAAATTCAAATAGGATAAATATAGCAATAATTGGTTCTACTAATGCTGGAAAATCATCTCTTTTGAATAGTATAACAGATCAGGAAATTTCTATAGTGTCTGATGTAAAAGGAACTACAACTGATAGTGTAAAAAAAGCTATGGAGCTTATTCCTTTTGGACCAGTTTTATTTATTGATACAGCTGGTTTAGATGATGAAACTGAGCTTGGAAAATTAAGAATAGAAAAAGCAATAAAAGAAATAAAAAAATCAGATTTTGCTATTTATGTTATAGATGGAAATAATTTTTCTGAAAGAGATTATAAGGAAAATATTTCATTTTTAAAAAAGAATAATATTCCTTATATAGTAACAATAAACAAAGAAGATTTATTGTCAGAGGAAAAGAAAAATGAAATAAAAAAAACAATAAAAGATTGTATATTTATTTCAACTAAAAATAGAGAGAGCGTTTTAAAATTTAAAGATGAGCTTATAAAAAAATTAAATATTTTAGAGGAAGAACCAAGCTTATTAAAAGGAATAGTTTCTTATGGTGGGAAAATAGTTTTGGTAGTTCCTATTGATTCTGAAGCACCAAAAGGACGTTTAATTTTGCCACAGGTACAAGTTATAAGAGATGCATTGGATAATGGTTTACAAGTTATAGTTTGTAGAGATACTGAGCTTGAAAAAATTTTAGAAGAAAATAAAAATATAGATCTAGTAATTACAGATTCCCAAGCTTTTAGAATAGTAGATGAGATAGTTAAAGATAGATTTCCACTTACAAGTTTTTCAATATTATTTGCTAGGCAAAAGGGTGATTTAGATAAACTTTTAGATGGGATAAGTCAAATAAAAAATCTTAAAGAAAACTCAAAAATATTGATTACAGAAACTTGTACACATAATACTTCTCATGAGGATATTGGAAGAGTGAAAATACCAAAACTTTTAGAAAAAAAATTAGGAAAAAAATTTGATTTTACATTTTCAGCAGGAAAAGATTTTCCAGAAGATTTAGAAAAATTTGATTTAGTTATCCATTGTGGTGGTTGTATGATAACTAGAAAAAATATGGAAAATAGAATAAATTATTGCAATAATAGTGGAGTGAAAATCACTAATTATGGTTTAGTTCTTGCTTATCTTACAGGAATATTGGAAAAAGCAATAAAATCAATAGTTTAA
- a CDS encoding DMT family transporter, whose product MDTKTKSLLQVHLAVFLLGFSGLFGKLTTVSIFTLILGRSVFSFLSLGGMLNFQRESINIENRKDLYWLLSLGTILTFHWITFFYSIKLSTVAIGLLTFSTFPIFVTFLEPIFFKEKLHIKDIIIAIIAFSGIFFVVPKFDFTDNMTMGAIWGVISGISYALFSLGNRNMVKKYSGSVVSLYEQLTVVMILTPYYLLFNKETAPLKEILLIALLGIVFTALAHTLAISALKHIKAKTSSIIFCLEPLYAIIAASFILNEIPSQRTIIGGVIILGTVLYSTLTSKK is encoded by the coding sequence ATGGATACAAAAACTAAAAGTTTATTACAAGTTCATTTAGCTGTTTTTTTACTTGGATTTTCTGGATTATTTGGAAAGTTAACAACTGTTTCAATATTTACTCTAATACTTGGAAGAAGTGTATTCTCATTTCTTTCTCTTGGAGGAATGTTAAATTTTCAAAGAGAATCTATTAATATAGAAAATAGAAAGGATCTTTATTGGCTTTTATCCCTTGGAACTATTCTTACTTTCCACTGGATAACTTTCTTTTATTCAATAAAACTTTCTACTGTAGCAATAGGACTTTTGACTTTTTCAACTTTTCCTATATTTGTAACTTTTTTAGAGCCAATATTTTTTAAAGAAAAGTTACACATAAAAGATATAATTATTGCAATTATTGCTTTTAGTGGTATTTTCTTTGTTGTTCCTAAATTTGATTTTACTGATAATATGACAATGGGAGCTATTTGGGGAGTTATCTCTGGTATTAGTTATGCACTATTTTCTTTAGGGAATAGAAATATGGTAAAAAAATATTCTGGGTCTGTTGTTTCTCTTTATGAGCAACTTACTGTTGTAATGATTCTTACTCCATATTACCTACTATTTAATAAAGAAACGGCACCTTTAAAAGAGATACTTTTAATCGCTCTACTTGGTATTGTTTTTACAGCTCTTGCTCACACTTTAGCAATAAGTGCCTTAAAACATATAAAAGCAAAAACATCAAGTATTATATTTTGTTTAGAACCTCTTTACGCAATTATTGCAGCATCTTTTATTTTAAATGAAATCCCTAGTCAAAGAACTATTATTGGGGGAGTTATTATTTTAGGAACTGTTCTTTACTCTACTTTGACTAGTAAAAAATAA
- the rpsB gene encoding 30S ribosomal protein S2 → MAVVTMKQLLESGVHFGHQAKRWNPKMAKYIFTERNGIHVIDLHKSLKKIEEAYEVVREISANGGNFLFVGTKKQAQEAMKEQAERSGMFYVNNRWLGGMLTNFQTIKGRIARLKELTRMDQDGTLDTAYTKKEAANLRKELEKLNKNLAGIQDMPGVPAALFVVDVKKEALAVAEAANLGIPVIAMIDTNVDPDNITYPIPANDDAIRSVKLMSTLVANAIIEGRQGSEEKVEEVATETTEAEEVVENGSAE, encoded by the coding sequence ATGGCAGTAGTAACAATGAAACAATTACTTGAGTCTGGAGTACATTTCGGACACCAAGCGAAAAGATGGAATCCAAAAATGGCAAAATACATCTTCACAGAAAGAAACGGAATCCATGTAATCGACTTACACAAATCATTAAAGAAAATTGAGGAAGCTTACGAAGTAGTAAGAGAAATCTCTGCAAACGGAGGAAACTTCTTATTCGTAGGAACTAAAAAACAAGCTCAAGAAGCTATGAAAGAACAAGCTGAAAGATCTGGAATGTTCTATGTAAACAACAGATGGCTTGGTGGAATGTTAACTAACTTCCAAACTATCAAAGGAAGAATAGCTAGACTTAAAGAATTAACAAGAATGGACCAAGACGGAACTTTAGACACAGCTTACACTAAAAAAGAAGCAGCTAACTTAAGAAAAGAATTAGAAAAATTAAATAAAAACTTAGCAGGAATCCAAGATATGCCAGGAGTACCAGCAGCTTTATTCGTAGTAGACGTTAAAAAAGAAGCTCTTGCTGTTGCTGAAGCAGCTAACTTAGGAATACCAGTAATCGCTATGATCGACACTAACGTAGATCCAGACAACATTACTTACCCAATCCCTGCAAACGATGACGCTATAAGATCAGTAAAATTAATGTCTACATTAGTTGCAAACGCAATAATCGAAGGAAGACAAGGTTCTGAAGAAAAAGTAGAAGAAGTAGCTACTGAAACTACAGAAGCTGAAGAAGTAGTAGAAAACGGATCAGCAGAATAA